From one Flavobacteriales bacterium genomic stretch:
- a CDS encoding peptidylprolyl isomerase — MTTTKLLLAAGCALSITAARAQNGSTDPVLMTVDGQPVTRTEFEAIYKKNNKEASVTKEALDEYLELFINYKLKVREAETLGMDTITKFRNELDGYRKQLARPYLIDRELNDALMREAYDRSTQEVRASHILIQAAPDASPEDSLAAWKRITALRERIIGGEDFAAVAKGLGGSEDPSAQKNGGDLGWFSALQMVYPFENAAFNTPEGTVSQPVRTRFGYHIVKVTGRRPARGQMKVAHIMLRSTDQDSPEKQANAEQRIREIHRQLGSNAINFNEAALKYSEDESSSTKGGELAQFGTGKMIEEFEDAAFALRTPGELSNPVKTRFGWHIIRCIEAIPPPSFDQAKAELKTKIARDSRAEITRKAFMERLRKEYGFATYQKNIDKAIALVDSNVFKKGTATTDTILRKQFVEGPFVKGKGKLAVRYRRELAGAISGGRMLAAKSRPYEEMTQTMDDTVVVREVMEGWAYDRKKAAKLSKPVFSFAGGSMTQRELLDQIESRQRRERVQPIAPYMNARVSEIADERILAYEDSKLEEKYPEFRMLMKEYRDGILLFELTDQKVWGKAVKDSTGLEAFHKANADRFMWPTRFECDLYACADASVSKQMRAQLKRGKRGKDLMDIVNKSNPLALSIDGGTFTVEEKPYLAGLSTIGLSKDIAFEGKMMVVDVKRILQPTPKAIDEARGVITAAYQDNLEKEWIAELRAKYPVTVDKAVLYSIK, encoded by the coding sequence ATGACAACGACGAAGCTCTTGTTGGCCGCAGGCTGCGCCCTGTCCATCACCGCCGCGCGCGCCCAGAACGGCAGCACCGACCCCGTCCTCATGACGGTTGACGGCCAGCCCGTGACGCGCACCGAATTCGAGGCCATCTACAAGAAGAACAACAAGGAGGCCTCGGTGACCAAAGAGGCCTTGGATGAGTACCTGGAGCTCTTCATCAACTACAAGCTCAAAGTGCGCGAGGCCGAGACCCTCGGGATGGACACCATCACCAAGTTCCGCAACGAGCTCGATGGCTACCGCAAGCAATTGGCCCGCCCCTACCTGATCGACCGGGAGCTCAACGACGCCCTGATGCGCGAAGCATACGACCGCAGCACACAGGAAGTGCGCGCCAGCCACATCCTCATCCAAGCGGCACCCGATGCGAGCCCTGAGGATTCACTGGCCGCTTGGAAACGCATCACCGCCCTGCGCGAGCGCATCATCGGAGGCGAGGATTTCGCTGCGGTGGCCAAGGGCTTGGGCGGCAGCGAGGACCCCAGTGCGCAGAAGAACGGCGGCGACCTGGGCTGGTTCAGCGCGCTGCAGATGGTCTATCCGTTCGAGAACGCCGCCTTCAATACGCCCGAAGGGACCGTGAGCCAGCCCGTGCGCACGCGCTTCGGCTACCACATCGTGAAAGTCACGGGACGGCGCCCCGCTCGCGGCCAGATGAAGGTGGCCCACATCATGCTGCGCAGCACTGACCAGGACAGCCCGGAGAAACAAGCCAACGCGGAGCAGCGCATCCGCGAGATCCATCGGCAGCTCGGCTCAAACGCGATTAACTTCAACGAGGCCGCGCTCAAGTACAGCGAAGACGAGAGCAGCAGCACAAAAGGCGGCGAGCTCGCGCAATTCGGCACCGGCAAGATGATCGAGGAGTTCGAGGACGCCGCCTTCGCCCTCCGCACGCCAGGCGAGCTCAGCAATCCCGTCAAAACGCGCTTCGGCTGGCACATCATCCGCTGCATCGAGGCCATCCCCCCGCCTTCCTTCGACCAGGCTAAGGCCGAGCTGAAGACCAAGATCGCCCGCGACAGCCGCGCTGAGATCACCCGGAAGGCCTTCATGGAGCGCCTGCGCAAGGAATACGGGTTCGCCACCTACCAGAAGAACATTGACAAGGCCATCGCCCTTGTCGATTCCAACGTGTTCAAGAAAGGCACCGCAACCACCGACACCATCCTGCGCAAGCAATTCGTCGAAGGCCCCTTCGTGAAGGGCAAGGGCAAGCTGGCCGTGCGCTATCGCCGAGAGCTGGCAGGTGCCATCAGCGGCGGCCGCATGCTCGCCGCCAAGAGTCGCCCATATGAAGAGATGACCCAGACCATGGATGATACCGTTGTGGTGCGCGAGGTGATGGAGGGCTGGGCTTACGACCGAAAGAAGGCCGCTAAGCTGAGCAAGCCGGTCTTCTCCTTCGCAGGCGGCTCCATGACGCAGCGCGAACTGCTCGACCAGATCGAATCACGCCAGCGCCGCGAACGCGTGCAGCCGATCGCACCATACATGAACGCCCGTGTTTCCGAGATCGCCGATGAACGGATCCTCGCTTATGAGGACAGCAAGCTTGAGGAGAAATATCCGGAGTTCCGAATGCTGATGAAGGAATACCGCGACGGGATCCTCCTCTTCGAGCTCACTGACCAGAAGGTGTGGGGCAAGGCCGTGAAGGACAGCACCGGGCTCGAGGCCTTCCACAAGGCCAACGCCGACCGCTTCATGTGGCCAACGCGCTTCGAATGCGACCTGTATGCCTGCGCCGACGCCTCCGTGAGCAAGCAGATGCGCGCCCAGTTGAAGCGTGGCAAGCGCGGCAAGGACCTGATGGACATCGTGAACAAATCGAACCCGCTCGCATTGAGCATTGATGGCGGGACCTTCACCGTTGAGGAGAAACCATACCTGGCAGGTCTGAGCACGATCGGCCTCAGCAAGGACATCGCATTCGAGGGAAAGATGATGGTAGTGGACGTGAAGCGCATCCTTCAGCCCACGCCCAAAGCAATCGACGAGGCGCGCGGTGTGATCACCGCCGCCTACCAAGACAACCTGGAGAAGGAGTGGATCGCTGAACTGCGCGCGAAGTACCCGGTGACTGTGGACAAGGCCGTGCTCTATTCCATCAAGTGA
- a CDS encoding LexA family transcriptional regulator, producing MANTVFGSNIKLLRTRRGRSQEEVAVALDVKRSSYSGYENGSAEPTFELLVRMSEYYKISIDKLLRDDLTQLSESQLGILERGGDIDLSGRRLRVLATTVDRNDRENVELVPEKAKAGYALGYADPEYISILPTFQMPFLAKDRKYRTFQISGDSMPPVADGSWVTGEYVQNWQGIRDGQPYIVITKEDGIVFKVVYNQLKEKGSLLLCSTNPLYAPFEVQVANVLEIWKFTHFISAELPEPNMSRDELARSVVELRKEVGQLRLAMEQQGRLAF from the coding sequence ATGGCAAACACAGTCTTCGGAAGCAACATCAAGCTCCTGCGCACCCGGCGCGGCCGATCGCAGGAGGAAGTGGCGGTCGCGCTCGACGTGAAGCGATCGAGCTACAGCGGCTATGAGAACGGCAGCGCCGAGCCCACCTTCGAACTGCTGGTGCGCATGAGCGAGTACTACAAGATCAGCATCGACAAGCTCTTGCGCGACGACCTCACCCAGCTGAGCGAGAGTCAGCTGGGCATCCTGGAGCGTGGCGGCGACATCGACCTCAGCGGCCGGCGGCTGCGCGTGCTGGCCACCACGGTGGATAGGAACGACCGCGAGAACGTGGAGCTCGTGCCCGAGAAAGCCAAGGCCGGCTATGCATTGGGCTACGCCGACCCCGAGTACATCAGCATCCTGCCCACCTTCCAGATGCCCTTCCTGGCCAAGGACCGCAAGTACCGCACCTTCCAGATCAGCGGCGACAGCATGCCGCCCGTGGCCGATGGATCATGGGTGACCGGCGAGTACGTGCAGAACTGGCAGGGCATCCGTGACGGCCAGCCCTACATCGTGATCACCAAGGAGGACGGCATCGTCTTCAAGGTGGTGTACAACCAGCTGAAGGAGAAGGGCTCCTTGCTGCTGTGCAGCACCAATCCGCTCTATGCGCCCTTCGAGGTGCAAGTGGCCAACGTGCTCGAGATCTGGAAATTCACCCACTTCATCAGCGCGGAACTGCCCGAGCCCAACATGAGCCGCGATGAACTGGCCCGCAGCGTGGTTGAACTGCGCAAGGAGGTGGGCCAGTTGCGCCTGGCCATGGAGCAGCAGGGCAGGCTGGCCTTCTGA
- a CDS encoding MBL fold metallo-hydrolase, which yields MTLHPIDTGYFKLDGGAMFGVVPKTLWSKHHPPDEKNLCTWAMRCLLVEDGDRLMLIDNGIGDKQDARFFSHYDLHGDDTLEGSLRKLGFSRDDVTDVFLTHLHFDHCGGSIMRDGDRLVPAFRNARFWSNEHHWSWATRPNPREKASFLKENILPIQESGQLEFVPVGRRSEEENVYLKEVFPAFDVFLVNGHTDAMMIPHIRHKGRTIAYMADLLPSIHHIPLPWVMAYDTRPLLTMQEKSDFLGVAADEGIVLFFEHDPVNQCCTVERTEKGVRLKEAFPLSAL from the coding sequence ATGACCCTTCACCCGATCGACACGGGCTACTTCAAGCTCGACGGCGGCGCCATGTTCGGCGTGGTGCCCAAGACCCTCTGGAGCAAGCACCATCCGCCCGATGAGAAGAACCTCTGCACCTGGGCCATGCGCTGCCTGCTGGTAGAGGATGGCGACCGGCTGATGCTGATTGACAACGGCATCGGCGACAAGCAGGATGCGCGCTTCTTCAGCCACTACGACCTGCATGGCGACGATACTCTCGAAGGCTCCTTGCGCAAGCTGGGCTTCAGCCGCGACGATGTCACCGATGTCTTCCTCACGCATTTGCACTTCGATCATTGCGGCGGCAGCATCATGCGCGATGGCGACCGGCTCGTGCCTGCCTTCCGAAACGCGCGCTTCTGGAGCAACGAGCACCATTGGAGCTGGGCCACGCGACCCAATCCGCGCGAGAAGGCGAGCTTCCTCAAAGAGAACATCCTGCCGATCCAAGAGAGCGGTCAATTGGAGTTCGTGCCCGTGGGGCGCCGCAGCGAAGAGGAGAACGTTTACCTGAAAGAGGTCTTTCCTGCATTCGATGTGTTCCTGGTGAATGGCCACACCGATGCGATGATGATCCCGCACATCCGGCACAAGGGCCGCACCATCGCGTACATGGCCGACCTATTGCCGAGCATCCACCATATCCCGCTGCCGTGGGTGATGGCCTACGATACGCGCCCGCTGCTCACCATGCAGGAGAAATCCGATTTCCTCGGAGTGGCCGCCGACGAGGGCATCGTGCTCTTCTTCGAGCACGACCCCGTGAACCAGTGCTGCACCGTGGAGCGCACGGAGAAAGGCGTTCGGCTGAAGGAGGCATTCCCCTTGAGCGCTTTGTGA
- a CDS encoding peptidoglycan synthetase, with protein MPSPQRLHFIAIGGSAMHNLAIALHRQGFDVTGSDDEIFEPSRSRLDRLGLLPDRLGWHQEDITKEIDDVILGMHARIDNPELKRAQELGIPVYSYPSYFYERTKSKTRVVIGGSHGKTTITSMIVHVLRHAQVEFDYLVGAQLDGFDCMVKLSDTSKVAIIEGDEYLASALEPVPKFHLYRPDIALISGIAWDHVNVFKTFESYVDQFRKFIACIEPGGKLVYCAEDHDVESLAEEEAVGATRIPYGIPKHRIVDGVTILETAHGDVPLQVFGKHNLQNLEGARHVCHLLGIGEKEFHAAIGTFHGAAKRLEKLAESPGRIVFKDFAHSPSKLKATLEAVREQFPQRRLVACMELHTYSSLNEGFIDQYAGCMDAADSAIVFYDPHAVELKRLPPIPVERVKRAFAREDLIVLNDPIAVMGEVRKGIGGDSVLLMMSSGNFGGLDLQALSEAFTA; from the coding sequence ATGCCCTCCCCCCAACGCCTCCACTTCATCGCCATCGGCGGCAGCGCCATGCACAATCTGGCCATCGCGCTGCATCGCCAGGGCTTCGATGTGACCGGCAGCGACGATGAGATCTTCGAGCCCAGCCGCAGCCGATTGGATCGCCTTGGCCTCTTGCCCGATCGGCTCGGCTGGCATCAGGAGGACATCACCAAGGAGATTGACGACGTGATCCTCGGCATGCACGCCCGCATCGACAATCCTGAACTGAAGCGAGCCCAGGAACTGGGCATCCCCGTTTATAGCTACCCCTCATACTTCTACGAGCGCACCAAGAGCAAGACCCGTGTGGTGATCGGCGGAAGCCACGGCAAGACCACTATCACCAGCATGATCGTGCATGTGCTGCGCCACGCTCAAGTGGAGTTCGACTACCTCGTGGGCGCACAGCTCGATGGCTTCGATTGCATGGTGAAGCTCAGCGATACGAGCAAGGTGGCCATCATCGAGGGCGATGAGTACCTCGCGTCGGCCTTGGAGCCGGTGCCCAAGTTCCATCTGTATCGGCCGGACATCGCTTTGATCAGCGGCATCGCGTGGGACCATGTGAACGTTTTCAAGACCTTCGAGAGCTACGTGGACCAATTCCGCAAGTTCATCGCGTGCATCGAGCCCGGTGGCAAGCTGGTGTATTGCGCGGAGGACCATGATGTGGAATCCCTGGCCGAAGAGGAGGCGGTGGGTGCCACGCGCATTCCCTATGGAATCCCCAAGCATCGCATCGTCGATGGTGTCACCATTCTCGAGACCGCGCATGGCGATGTCCCGCTGCAGGTCTTCGGCAAGCACAATCTGCAGAACCTCGAGGGTGCGCGCCATGTGTGCCATCTGCTCGGCATCGGCGAAAAGGAGTTCCATGCGGCGATCGGCACCTTCCACGGAGCGGCAAAGCGGCTGGAGAAGCTGGCTGAGTCCCCGGGCCGCATCGTCTTCAAGGATTTCGCGCATTCACCGAGCAAGTTGAAAGCCACCTTGGAAGCCGTGCGCGAGCAATTCCCGCAACGCCGCCTTGTGGCTTGCATGGAGCTGCACACCTACAGCAGCCTCAACGAGGGCTTCATCGACCAGTACGCCGGATGCATGGACGCCGCCGACAGCGCCATCGTGTTCTACGACCCGCATGCGGTGGAGCTCAAGCGCCTGCCGCCGATCCCTGTGGAGCGCGTGAAGCGTGCCTTCGCACGCGAGGACCTCATCGTGCTCAACGACCCCATTGCCGTGATGGGCGAGGTGCGCAAGGGCATCGGAGGGGACAGCGTGCTCTTGATGATGAGCAGCGGCAATTTCGGAGGATTGGACCTGCAGGCGCTCAGCGAGGCCTTCACCGCATAG
- the rho gene encoding transcription termination factor Rho, translating into MHDHEALSAMKLAELKDLAKKLGLKKTDTLKKQDLVAKILEAQSAKKGEGEKAIGPTFRGDDKDLTELATTDEPTIEVDPEPAPIGTEEDEDDDEEEDEDDEEEEDDGTDGEVRADEKQAAHSAPPPSPSGPATNQNREPRQEGWRDRRERQRQERQQGGEQRPAQDQRAQEQRGEQIDRPRDDRRDDRRDDRRDQRQDRPQGNGGEQRNEQRGDQQRQDRPFQPPREQITFDAFVECDGVLEVMPEGYGFLRSSDYNYLASPDDVYVTQQMIKQYGLKLGDTVTGFVRPPREGDKFFPLVKIDRINGRDPEWVRDRVPFKFLTPLFPDEKFTLAAKGADISMRVLDLFAPIGKGQRGLIVAQPKTGKTVLLKDVANAIAANHPEAYLIVLLIDERPEEVTDMARSVKAEVIASTFDEPASRHVQVAGIVLEKAKALTECGHDVVILLDSITRLARAYNTVQPASGKILSGGVDANALQKPKRFFGAARKIENGGSLTILATALVDTGSKMDEVIFEEFKGTGNMELQLDRKISNRRIFPAIDIMSSGTRRDDLLHGKEVLQRTWILRKHLADMNSVEAMEFVKKHMEGTKSNEEFLVSMNG; encoded by the coding sequence ATGCACGACCATGAAGCGCTGAGCGCCATGAAGCTCGCTGAGCTGAAGGACCTTGCCAAGAAGCTGGGCCTGAAGAAGACCGACACCTTGAAGAAACAGGACCTGGTGGCCAAGATCCTGGAGGCACAATCCGCCAAGAAGGGCGAAGGCGAGAAGGCCATCGGACCCACCTTCCGCGGGGACGACAAGGACTTGACTGAACTGGCCACCACGGACGAGCCGACCATCGAAGTGGACCCTGAACCGGCACCGATCGGCACCGAGGAGGATGAGGACGATGATGAAGAGGAGGACGAAGACGACGAAGAAGAGGAGGACGACGGTACGGACGGAGAAGTCCGCGCTGATGAAAAGCAAGCCGCCCACAGCGCTCCACCGCCTTCCCCTTCAGGGCCTGCAACGAATCAGAACCGTGAGCCCCGTCAGGAAGGATGGCGCGATCGGCGGGAGCGCCAACGGCAGGAGCGCCAGCAAGGCGGCGAGCAGCGCCCGGCGCAGGACCAGCGCGCCCAAGAGCAACGCGGCGAACAGATCGACCGTCCGCGCGACGATCGGCGCGATGACCGCAGGGATGACCGCCGCGACCAGCGACAGGATCGGCCACAAGGCAATGGCGGGGAACAGCGCAACGAGCAACGCGGCGATCAGCAGCGGCAGGACCGCCCCTTCCAGCCGCCGCGCGAGCAGATCACCTTCGACGCCTTCGTTGAATGCGATGGCGTGCTGGAAGTGATGCCCGAAGGGTACGGCTTCCTTCGCAGCAGCGATTATAACTACCTCGCATCGCCCGATGACGTGTATGTGACCCAGCAGATGATCAAGCAATACGGCTTGAAGCTGGGCGACACGGTCACCGGGTTCGTGCGCCCCCCGCGTGAAGGCGACAAGTTCTTCCCGCTGGTGAAGATCGACCGGATCAATGGCCGCGATCCCGAATGGGTGCGCGACCGCGTCCCGTTCAAGTTCCTCACCCCGCTCTTCCCCGATGAGAAGTTCACCCTCGCCGCGAAGGGTGCCGACATCAGCATGCGCGTGCTCGACCTCTTCGCGCCCATCGGCAAGGGACAGCGTGGCCTGATCGTGGCGCAGCCCAAGACCGGCAAGACCGTGCTGCTGAAGGATGTGGCCAATGCCATCGCCGCCAACCATCCGGAGGCCTATCTGATCGTGCTGCTCATCGACGAGCGCCCGGAAGAAGTGACCGACATGGCCCGCAGCGTGAAGGCCGAAGTGATCGCCAGCACCTTCGACGAGCCGGCCTCACGCCACGTGCAAGTGGCGGGCATCGTGCTCGAGAAGGCCAAGGCCCTCACCGAATGCGGGCACGATGTGGTGATCCTGCTCGACTCGATCACGCGATTGGCCCGCGCCTACAACACCGTGCAGCCCGCCAGCGGCAAGATCCTCAGCGGCGGCGTTGATGCCAACGCGCTGCAGAAGCCCAAGCGCTTCTTCGGCGCCGCACGGAAGATCGAGAACGGCGGCTCGCTCACCATCCTGGCCACGGCCCTTGTGGATACCGGCAGCAAGATGGACGAGGTGATCTTCGAGGAGTTCAAGGGCACCGGCAACATGGAGCTCCAGCTCGACCGCAAGATCTCCAACCGCCGCATCTTCCCCGCCATCGACATCATGAGCTCCGGCACCCGCCGCGACGACTTGCTGCACGGCAAGGAGGTGCTGCAGCGCACCTGGATCCTGCGCAAGCACCTGGCCGACATGAACAGCGTGGAGGCCATGGAGTTCGTGAAGAAGCACATGGAGGGGACGAAGAGCAACGAAGAGTTCCTGGTATCGATGAATGGCTGA
- a CDS encoding DUF4293 domain-containing protein produces the protein MIQRIQSAFLFMAALSSGAALLFPVRSWSQGEPAVRFLATGLKTADGVEVQDIGLPIPYAVLHSVVALVMLAAIFLYSNRMRQARLVRGGWMVALLTGVLQFISCNSIDAYLGTGAQGQYGAAFFLPAAVILFGILAERAIRKDEELVRSADRLR, from the coding sequence ATGATCCAGCGCATCCAATCCGCTTTCCTCTTCATGGCAGCGCTGAGCAGCGGCGCCGCGTTGCTATTCCCGGTCCGTTCCTGGTCCCAAGGCGAACCGGCGGTGCGCTTCCTGGCAACAGGCCTGAAGACCGCCGATGGCGTCGAGGTCCAGGATATCGGGCTCCCGATTCCTTATGCCGTTCTGCATTCCGTGGTCGCGCTGGTGATGCTGGCGGCCATCTTCCTCTACTCGAACCGCATGCGTCAGGCAAGGCTGGTGCGCGGCGGGTGGATGGTGGCGCTGCTCACCGGCGTGCTGCAGTTCATCTCCTGCAATTCCATCGATGCTTATCTGGGAACAGGCGCTCAGGGGCAATACGGCGCCGCATTCTTCCTGCCAGCGGCGGTGATCCTCTTCGGCATCCTGGCTGAGCGGGCCATCCGCAAGGATGAGGAACTGGTGCGCAGCGCGGACCGGTTGAGGTAG
- a CDS encoding agmatinase family protein, with amino-acid sequence MSKAAKIKSFDPNGPADPDAQIYGLPFTCDEANIVLVPVPWEVTTSYGGGTSRGPEAIREASFQVDLFHPEFPGLWKRGIAMDEMPKALKQQSDALKKLAALVIDAQTGEASPKKLAKAAKAMVLINEECAVMNDWVEERCSHWMNKGKLVGLVGGDHSTPLGLFRAQAKRHRKFGILHFDAHLDLRIAYEGFLYSHASIMHNALRIPQLERIVSVGIRDFCQQENEVFLKQKDRVRVVRSADIRAMQFEGASWQQQCDAIINALPEKVHVSFDIDGLDPLLCPNTGTPVPGGLQFEEAAYLLSRLAAKRTIIGFDLVEVSPGKDEWDANVGARLLWHLCGVMAN; translated from the coding sequence ATGAGCAAAGCCGCCAAGATCAAATCCTTCGACCCCAACGGCCCGGCCGACCCCGACGCGCAGATCTATGGTCTGCCATTCACCTGCGATGAAGCCAACATCGTGCTTGTACCCGTGCCGTGGGAAGTGACCACGAGCTATGGCGGCGGCACATCGCGCGGACCGGAGGCCATCCGCGAAGCGAGCTTCCAAGTGGACCTCTTCCATCCGGAGTTCCCCGGCTTGTGGAAGCGCGGCATCGCCATGGACGAGATGCCCAAGGCCCTGAAGCAGCAGAGCGATGCGCTGAAGAAGCTCGCGGCCCTGGTGATCGACGCGCAGACCGGCGAGGCTAGTCCAAAGAAGCTGGCCAAGGCGGCCAAAGCCATGGTGCTCATCAACGAGGAGTGCGCCGTGATGAACGATTGGGTGGAGGAGCGCTGCTCGCACTGGATGAACAAGGGCAAGCTCGTGGGCCTTGTGGGCGGCGATCACAGCACGCCCTTGGGCCTTTTCCGCGCGCAGGCAAAGCGCCATAGGAAGTTCGGTATCCTGCACTTCGACGCGCACCTCGACCTCCGCATCGCCTACGAGGGCTTCCTATACAGCCACGCGAGCATCATGCATAACGCCCTGCGCATCCCGCAGCTGGAGCGCATCGTGAGCGTGGGCATCCGCGATTTCTGCCAGCAGGAGAACGAGGTCTTCCTGAAGCAGAAGGACCGCGTACGCGTCGTCCGCAGCGCCGACATCCGCGCCATGCAGTTCGAAGGCGCCAGTTGGCAACAGCAATGCGATGCCATCATCAACGCATTGCCGGAGAAGGTGCACGTCAGCTTCGACATCGATGGGCTCGACCCCTTGCTCTGCCCCAACACCGGAACACCGGTGCCCGGTGGTTTGCAGTTCGAGGAGGCTGCCTATCTGCTCTCCCGGCTCGCCGCCAAGCGCACCATCATCGGCTTCGATCTTGTGGAGGTGAGCCCCGGCAAGGATGAATGGGATGCAAACGTGGGCGCACGCTTGCTGTGGCATCTGTGCGGAGTGATGGCGAATTAG
- a CDS encoding LysM peptidoglycan-binding domain-containing protein produces the protein MRTYIAFAFAISACSATAQSLRRLDSLVATWPVRTAIEQSHRQSSPGVVRAMDTHGLEEKLERLATVLPVFTDSVVDRYVNTLGEQRREDLRAALGLLEEYAPLIDGELARNGLPKELRYLPLGLSCMNTLAVGPEGGGGLWMLSYPVAARYGLRIDDVIDERRDPRLSTMAAARWLKDLHARYGDWTTAVIAFACGPANVTRAMERLKGETDPRLLYPHFTRGSRDALPLLMAFSYLATHAEQLGIIPIHVTLLEPADTIRSPKELRITAIAAAQGIARDRLIALNPTLCGDRVPAHHALLLPPGERLRYEAMADSVQRLQQWLAENERKANEPGEDAIAKGPDGREAIYYRVRSGDYLGRIAQRFNVKVSQLKAWNKLKSDHIDVGEELVVWVTASQRARFEKGQERNDEGDEPTNQAAPARSPAATAPAVRAAPKPGAEASDEAFTWYTVRKGDSLYGIAKRYPGVDADSLMRVNGIGAGIRPGQRIKVPVKP, from the coding sequence ATGCGCACGTACATCGCTTTCGCATTCGCCATCAGCGCTTGCTCCGCCACCGCCCAATCCCTGCGGCGGCTCGATAGCCTCGTAGCCACCTGGCCGGTGCGCACGGCCATAGAGCAGAGCCACCGCCAAAGCAGCCCCGGAGTGGTGCGCGCCATGGACACGCACGGCCTGGAAGAGAAGCTGGAGCGGCTCGCCACCGTGCTGCCCGTGTTCACCGATAGCGTGGTTGATCGGTACGTGAACACGCTGGGTGAACAGCGACGAGAGGACCTCCGCGCTGCCCTGGGCCTGTTGGAGGAATACGCACCGCTGATCGACGGAGAGCTTGCGCGCAACGGATTGCCCAAGGAGCTGCGCTACCTGCCGCTCGGGCTCTCGTGCATGAACACCTTGGCTGTTGGGCCCGAGGGGGGGGGCGGTCTTTGGATGCTCAGCTATCCGGTGGCCGCGCGCTACGGCTTGCGGATCGATGACGTGATCGACGAGCGGCGCGATCCGCGCCTGAGCACCATGGCCGCTGCGCGATGGCTGAAGGACCTCCACGCCCGCTATGGCGATTGGACCACGGCTGTGATCGCCTTCGCTTGCGGCCCGGCGAATGTCACGCGTGCCATGGAGCGCTTGAAGGGCGAGACGGACCCGCGACTGCTGTACCCTCACTTCACAAGGGGCAGTCGCGACGCCTTGCCCTTGCTCATGGCCTTCAGCTACCTGGCAACCCATGCGGAGCAGCTCGGCATCATTCCCATTCATGTCACGCTCCTTGAGCCCGCCGATACCATCCGTTCACCCAAGGAGCTGCGCATCACGGCCATCGCCGCCGCACAGGGCATCGCCAGGGACCGGTTGATCGCACTGAACCCTACCCTGTGCGGCGATCGGGTGCCAGCCCATCACGCATTGCTCCTCCCCCCCGGCGAGCGCTTGCGCTACGAAGCCATGGCTGACAGCGTTCAGCGCCTGCAGCAATGGTTGGCCGAGAATGAGCGCAAAGCCAATGAGCCCGGTGAGGATGCGATCGCCAAAGGCCCCGATGGCCGTGAGGCCATCTACTACCGCGTGCGCAGCGGCGATTACCTCGGCCGCATCGCGCAGCGCTTCAACGTGAAGGTGTCGCAGTTGAAGGCTTGGAACAAGTTGAAGAGCGACCACATCGATGTGGGCGAGGAACTCGTGGTGTGGGTGACCGCATCGCAGCGCGCTCGATTCGAGAAGGGGCAGGAGAGGAACGATGAAGGCGACGAGCCAACGAACCAAGCCGCGCCCGCAAGGAGCCCTGCTGCCACCGCGCCAGCTGTGAGGGCCGCGCCCAAGCCCGGAGCGGAGGCGAGCGACGAGGCCTTCACCTGGTACACCGTGCGCAAGGGCGATTCGCTCTACGGCATCGCGAAGCGTTACCCTGGCGTTGATGCCGACTCGCTCATGCGCGTGAATGGCATCGGCGCAGGCATCCGTCCGGGCCAGCGCATCAAAGTCCCGGTGAAGCCATGA